One genomic region from Onychostoma macrolepis isolate SWU-2019 chromosome 23, ASM1243209v1, whole genome shotgun sequence encodes:
- the ccn1 gene encoding CCN family member 1 codes for MFAWAVIVILIAHFNVVFSSCPATCSCPLELPKCAPGVSLVSDGCGCCKVCARQLNEDCSKTEPCDHTKGLECNFGAIHGATRGICRAKSEGRPCEYNSRIYQNGESFQPNCKHQCTCIDGAVGCIPLCPQELSLPTLGCANPRLVKVPGQCCEEWVCDDGKTKDSIDKLFGNLLMVDDTESDLTKTNELISIVKAGLKSLPAFRSQPESRQFEKCIVQTTPWSQCSKTCGTGISTRITNDNGECKLVKETRICEVRPCSQSPYTSLKKGKKCNRTKKSMQPVKFTYAGCSSLKKYRPRYCGSCVDGRCCSPQQTRTIRVKFRCEDGETFNKNVMMIESCKCTHNCAHGNDATYPFYRLFNDIHKFRD; via the exons ATGTTTGCTTGGGCTGTTATCGTCATCCTTATTGCACACTTTAATGTG GTCTTCTCCAGCTGCCCAGCGACATGCTCATGCCCGCTAGAGCTTCCCAAATGCGCGCCTGGAGTCAGTCTGGTCTCAGACGGCTGCGGCTGCTGCAAAGTGTGTGCCAGACAGCTGAACGAAGACTGCAGCAAGACAGAGCCGTGTGACCACACCAAAGGGCTGGAGTGCAACTTCGGGGCCATCCATGGGGCCACCAGAGGCATCTGCCGAG CCAAATCCGAGGGCAGACCATGCGAGTACAACAGCAGGATCTACCAGAACGGAGAGAGCTTTCAGCCCAACTGCAAGCACCAGTGCACTTGCATCGACGGGGCAGTGGGCTGCATTCCGCTTTGCCCGCAAGAGCTCTCCCTGCCCACGTTGGGCTGCGCCAACCCCAGGCTGGTCAAAGTGCCAGGCCAGTGCTGCGAGGAATGGGTCTGCGATGATGGGAAGACTAAGGACTCCATAGACAAGCTGTTTGGCAACCTTCTGATGGTCGACGACACCGAGAGCGACCTCACTAAAACGAACGAGCTCATCTCCATCGTGAAGGCCGGACTCAAATCCTTGCCTG CATTCCGATCGCAGCCAGAATCCCGCCAGTTTGAGAAGTGCATCGTGCAGACCACACCCTGGTCCCAATGCTCCAAGACCTGTGGCACTGGAATCTCCACCAGGATAACCAACGACAACGGCGAATGCAAGTTGGTTAAAGAGACCAGGATCTGCGAAGTCCGTCCATGCAGCCAATCACCATACACCAGCCTCAAG AAGGGAAAGAAATGCAACCGGACCAAGAAGTCCATGCAGCCGGTGAAGTTCACCTACGCCGGATGCTCCAGCCTGAAGAAGTACCGCCCCAGGTACTGCGGCTCCTGCGTGGACGGCCGCTGCTGCAGCCCACAGCAGACCCGCACCATCCGCGTCAAGTTCCGCTGCGAGGATGGCGAGACCTTCAACAAGAACGTCATGATGATCGAGTCCTGCAAGTGCACCCACAACTGCGCCCATGGCAATGACGCCACCTACCCCTTCTACAGACTCTTCAACGACATCCACAAGTTCAGAGACTGA